The Lutibacter sp. A64 genome segment GGCTGGATTTTCTAAATTTCCATAACGGCAATCACTAGGCGCTAACCATTCTTTTTCAGCACCCCAATAAATATCTTTTTCTGGATGCCAAATATCTTCACGTCCAAAAGCAAAACCAAAGGTTTTTAATCCCATATTTTCATACGCAATAGTACCAGCTAAAATAATTAAATCGGCCCAGCTTATTTTGTTTCCATATTTTTTCTTGATAGGCCAAAGTAAGCGTCTGGCTTTATCTAAACTTACGTTGTCTGGCCAAGAATTAAGAGGGGCAAAGCGTTGGTTTCCTGTTCCACCACCACCGCGTCCATCGGCTGTTCTATAAGTCCCAGCTGAATGCCAAGCCATACGAATCATTAATCCACCATAATGTCCCCAGTCTGCTGGCCACCATTCTTGGCTATCTTCCATTAGGTTGTGTACATCTTTTTTTAATGCTTCAACATCTAGTTTTTTTAATTCTTCACGATAATTAAAATTTGGTTTTAAAGGATTTGTTTTGGTGTCGTGTTGGTGTAAGATGTCTAAATTTAATGCATTAGGCCACCAATCCATTACAGATTTATCTGTAGAAGTGTTTCCTCCGTGCATTACAGGGCATTTATTTAAATCACTTACCTCCTCTTTTTTTGTAAACTGACTGTGATCAATAGGACATTTACCTTCTTTTGAATCGCTCATAGTTCTAGATTTTAAGTTTACCTCAAATTAAGTATAAATTATAGTAATAATTAAAAGGTAATGATAGATATTTCTTATACCTAAATAAGGTGTTAGATTACAATTTTAAAAAGAGTGAATTTAAGGTTTTACCTTTAAAATACCAAATAAAATTGAAACAATATTAGAGAAGAATGAGGGTTAAGTTATTGTTAATCAATAAGTTTTTTGGAAATTCTACTACTTGCAATTAGGGCTGCTAAGTAGCCTAAAATTAAGATGGTGATAATTACAGAAAACACATTGTACCAGGTTAATTCTACTGGGTAAGCAAGGTGTTGGGTAATCATAAATAGTGCATATTTTTTTTGAAGTATTACCAAAATAATACCAATTGAAAGTCCTACAATTAATCCGAAAAGTGATAATAAGAAGCCTTGTAGAATAAAAACACGTTTAATATCTTTTACTGTTGCCCCTAAATTGTAAAGTGTTTTTAGATTGTCTTTTTTATCTAAAATCATCATAATAATTGCGCCAATAACATTAAATAATGCAATTATTAGAATTAGAGTAAAAATTAAATAGGAAGCTAAATTTTCGGTATTTAGCATTTTATAAAAAACGGCATTTAGCTGTTCTCTGGTTTCTACATTAAAATCCGTTCCTAAGTTGTTTTTTAAAGTTTCAATAGTATTAGGACGGTTTTTAATATTTTTAACTTTTAATTCAATTGCTGAAATTTGTTCTGGAGCATAATTCAATAAAACTTGTGCTAGCTCTAAAGATATGAATGTAAATTTTCTATCGATGTCTTCGGTAAGAGAAAAAATACCAATAGGTTGTGTTTCTATTTGGCTAAAAGCGTCTTTTGGATTTGTTGCATATCCTTTTCCGGGTTTTGGAACATATATTTTTAGAGGTTCTAAAAAATCGTAAACACCTAGAGATAATACATTAGAAATACCATTTCCAACAACAGATCCAATTGGAATTTTCGGATTTAACCACGTGCCAGAATATACGGTAGAATCTAATTTATTAACATTTGTATAATTAGTGTCAACTCCTTTTATGTATGCAATATGAGTTTTTTTATTGAATTCAAAAAAAGCGCGTTCTTCAATTACTTTTGAGTATGAAGCAATATTAGTTTCAGATTCAATATTAGTTTTAATTTGAGGAGTTAATAGAAAAGATTTTCCTTTTACTGAGGTAATTTTTATATCAGGATCTGATGTGTTTAAAAAACCAACACTAAATGTTCTTAATCCAGAAAATCCAGATAAAACTATAAACAACGCCAATGTGCCAATAATTACACCAATAGTTGCAATTATGGTAATTATATTTATAGTGTTATTGCTGCTTTTAGAAAATAAATAACGTTTAGCTATGTATAAAGGAAAATTCAAGTTATCGTTTTTGGCGTTTATCTAGAATATCAGGATTTTTAATTGGGTTTTCTTTTTTACCTTGTAAAGCATTGTCAATATCTTCAATATAATCTAACGTGTCATCAATATAAAATAATAACTCAGGCATACGTCTTAATTGATCTTTGGTACGTCTTGCCATTTCGTAACGAATAGAAGTTGTATTTTCTTGAACCCCTTTTAAAATTATTTCACGTTTTAATTGAGGGAATACACTTATAAATACTTTTGCTTGTCCTAAATCTGATGTAACTTGTACTTTAGTAACAGAAATAATAACGCCCTTCATTCCATCACGTGCTGCATTTTGTAACACTTCTGCCAAGTCTTTTTGTAAAACTCCTGCTATTTTTTTTTGTCTGTTTGTTTCCATAATGCAAAAATATGATTTTAAAAGTATATAATTTAAGTTTTAAGGAAGCATTGTTTTAAATTAATTAAGAAAATACTTCTTTTAAAGCACAAAATATACGGAAAACTAAGTAGTTGCGTTTTAAAATATATTAAGCGGTAACTATTAGAATATAGTATACAACATGTTTAAACGAAATTAGCGTAAATTTGTTTTATAAAAAAGCAAAGAGTATCAATTAAAAACTAATAACTAAATTTGTATATTGCAAACTTTATAACCCATATAACTTTTGAATAATTCTTTCGATAAATACCAAAAAAGGAGATTGCGATCTTCCTACCTTTCAGTAATAATAAGTATTGCTTTAGTGCTTTTTTTAGTAGGTTTTTTAGGTGTTATTTTGTTAAAAACCAATACTATATCTAAGCATTTTAAGGAAAAGGTAGCTATTACCATTTTTTTAAACGACAATGCAAAATCTAATGATGTTGAAATTCTTAAAGGAGAATTAAAACAAGCCGAATACTCAAAAGAGGTGCTTTATATCTCAAAAAAAGAAGCTGCAGAAAAATATGCAGAAGAAATTGGCGAAGATTTTGTAAATTTTTTAGGAGACAATCCATTAAAAAATGCCATTGATGTAACCTTAAAATCGGATTTTGTTACACCAGAAAAAATGGAGGCAATTGAAAAGCAATTACTTATTAGAAGTATTGTAGCTGAAGTAGTGTACGACAAACCATTAATTGAACTATTAACAAAGAACATCAATCGTATTAGTTTTTGGATGTTGCTTTTAAGTGCTTTATTTACGTTAATAGCAGTTGTGTTAATTAATAGTTCTATTCGAATTTCAATATATTCTAAACGATTTACAATTAAAACAATGCAAATGGTTGGAGCTACAAAAGGATTTATTAGAAGACCATTTATTTGGAATAGTATAAAACTTGGAATTATAGGTGCTTTGGTTTCTATTGCAGCTTTAGTTGGGTTTATTATGTACATTAATAAAATGGTTCCAGAAATTGAATTACTTGCAGATTATAAAGAGTTTGGTATTTTATTTTTACTCATTATTATTATGGGAATATTAATAACTTGGCTTAGTACTTTTTTTGCAACTCAACGATTTTTGAATTTAAGAACAGACGAACTTTATTACTAAAAAAATGAATAAGAAGAAACAAGAAAATACAAGCAAATTTTTGTTCGGAAAAAAGAATTATATACTAATGCTAATTGGTGTTGCTTTTATTGCTTTAGGTTTTATTTTAATGGCCGGGGGAGGTAGTGATGACCCAGCTGTTTTTAACACAGAAATATATAATTTTAGAAGAATTAGATTGGCTCCAACATTAGTACTTGTTGGTTTGGGTATTGAAATTTACGCTATTATGGCGAAATCTTCAAAATAGAATATGAGTTACTTTGAAGCAATAATTTTAGGTATTATTCAAGGATTAACAGAATTTTTACCTGTATCATCGAGCGGACATTTAGAATTGGCAAAAGCAATTTTTGGAGATCAACTTTTACCAAACGAAAGTTTAACTTTTACAGTTGTACTGCATTTTGCAACAGCATTAAGTACATTGGTTATTTTTAGAGCTGAGGTTTTAGAAATTTTTAAGGGTTTGTTCCAGTTTAAATGGAATGAAGAGTTACAGTTTTCTCTTAAAATAATACTTTCAATGGTGCCTGCTGTAATTGCTGGGCTTTTTTTTGAAGATCAATTCGAATCTTTTTTTGGCGGACAAATATTATTAGTAGGTTTTATGCTTATAATAACTTCATTGTTGTTATTATTTGCCGATAAAGCTAAAAATACTACTAAAAATGTATCTTTTTTTAATGCTTTGGTTATTGGAGTTTCACAGGCACTAGCAATTTTACCTGGAATATCAAGATCTGGGGCAACAATTTCTTCATCAGTTTTATTAGGAATCGATAGAACAAAAGCTGCTCGCTTTTCTTTTTTAATGGTAGTGCCTTTAATTTTTGGTAAAATTTCTAAAGATGTTTTATCTAATTCCATAGATTTTCAAAGTAACCAAATTGGAACTTTAGGAGTTGGTTTTATCGCTTCATTTATTGCTGGCTTATTTGCTTGTAAATGGATGCTTGCAATTGTTAAAAAAAGTAAACTTTCTTACTTTTCGCTCTATTGTTTTATTGTTGGAATAATCGCAATTACTGTAACTTTGTTAAACGAATAATGACTTTAGAAGACTATAAAAACGGACAAATTTTATTGATTGATAAACCACTAAATTGGACTTCTTTTCAAGTGGTGAATAAATTGCGTTGGGAAATTAAACAGCGTTTTAAAATTAAAAAAATTAAAGTAGGCCATGCTGGTACTTTAGATCCGTTAGCTACGGGTTTATTAATACTTTGTACAGGTAAGTTCACTAAAAAAATTGAAGAATTTCAAGGGCAAATTAAAGAGTATACTGGTGAGATTACTTTAGGAGCAAGTACCCCAAGTTTCGATTTAGAAACAGCGATAAATGAAACCTTTTCAATTGAACATATTACCGAAGATTTAATTTATAATGCTACTCAACAATTTATAGGAGAAATAAATCAGGTGCCTCCCATATTTTCAGCCCTAAAAAAAGATGGAAAACGCCTATATGAATTGGCTAGAGCTGGTGAAACTACAGAAATTAAATCTAGAAAAATTACTATTTCAGAATTTGAAATTACAGCTATTAATTTACCAAAAGTAGAGTTTAGAGTAGTTTGTAGTAAAGGTACTTATATACGCTCGTTAGCAAATGATTTTGGAGAGGCATTAAATTCTGGAGCGCATTTATCAAAATTACGAAGAACAAAGATTGGAGATTTTCATGTAGATAATGGTATAAATATTGAGGAGTTTATAGCAAATCTAAAGTTATAACTTTTTTATGAAGAAAATGGTATCATTTTTAGCATTGCTATTTACTATTTACAGCTTTTCTCAGCGTGCAGTAAATTATAATTTTACACTTAATGTTACTTTTTCTGGAAATGAAAACTTTGGAGAATATGATGAGTATCAAGAAAAAACAGATTGGTCTCCAATAGCGCCAAATGCTATATTTTTACGAAATGGTTTAGATGTAAAACTTAATAAATTTATTACTACAGGTATTAATTTAGGTTTAGATGTGCATCCTGATGTTGATATTTTAGCGATTCCTTATTATATAGACGTAAAATTAGCCCTTGCACAGTCTGATGATGATAAATTCTATGTTGGTGGTGGAATAGGGAAGTTATTGAAACTTGGAAAGCCTTTTGAACGTGGAAAGTATTATAAAGTAGGAATTGGATATTATATTTCTTCAGAAAGGAATAATAGTCTTATTTTGAATATGGATTTTCATAATAAGCAAATTGCAAATTTTGAAAATGGTAGACTTAATAGTTTATCGTTTGGTATTGGAATGATTTTTTTATAAAAAGCGTCCTAACCAACTATTCATAATATTAATTTCCCAGTCGTTTTTTAATTCAGCTTTGGTAGTAATCATATTGTCAAAAACAACTGTTTTAGCAGAAACTCCTCTGTTTTTCATCATTTTTTTAAATTCTTTTAAATCTTTGTATTGTACAAACTCACCTTGTTTGTAACAAACATTAATTTTATCTAATAAAACAATGTCGTAAAATCTTTCTAACTCAAGAATAAAAGCGGTTAAAGCATCGTGTGCTTGTAAACTTAGACTTATTTCAGAATTATCAACAGACATAATAATAAAACGATCATATTTTAATTTATAAGAACAAGCTAAAGATTGCTCTTCATTTGTCCAATTTGTTAAAAAATCTTCAATACGTTGTTTTAATCCTTCAATTTCTTGAGGATAAAATTTTCTATTTGAAGGAAATACCCAAAGTTTACACCAATTAGGAATTTTATTAAAGTCTACAATCATTTTTAAAAATTAAAAAACAAAGGTACGCTAAATTAATTTGCGGCAACTTCTGATGCTAACAAGATTTCTAAAAGGTCTTTTTGAGTGTTATTTCCCTTATCTTTATTGTACCACATTTGTAAATCTTTTTTAAATTCTGCATCTAAACCACCGTGTTGTGCTTTGTAATCATTTACCATTTTAGTAGCAATAGAAGGTCTAGGTCCCCAAGAGTTTACAACTTCATTTTTATTATTTACAATAATAACTTTTGGAATGGCTTTGCCTCCATTTGTTAAAAATTGTTGCATTAAAGTTTCGTTTTCATCTCTACAAACAATTTTTAAATCAATTTTAGAAGAAGCTGTAGCAATTTTATTAATAACAGGTAATATTTGAGCAGCATCGCCACACCAACCTTCAGCTAAAATTAATAATGTATAATTGTTAGTTAATTGCTCTAAAGCAGTAGTTGTTTCTTCAGAAATTTTTAACGTTTTATCTAATCGATCCATACGTTTATCATTCAAAATACTATATTCTAAAAGAGCTTTAGATTGTTCGCTTCCAGTAGATTTACCTTCAACTAAAAGACCTTTTATTACTGTTCGGTAAGTGGAGTAAGATACTCCTTTTTTTATGCTATTTTTTATTAAAAGATTGTCCATTTGTTTAGTTAATTTAGTTTTAATGGTTTGACGTAGTATAATTTTAAACTTACATTTTAAGTTTTGTAAATTAAGGGTGCAAAAGTAATGTTTGAATATGGTTAAAAAAATGATTTATGTTACATAAATGAATTTTAAAAGAATAAATGCACCAATTCTGAGCATATAATTTTCTTAATATGCTTATATTTGTTCTTCTAAATTAATACCATTTTACATTGAAATAGCATACCAAATTTATGAAAAATTACAAGCCAAAAGGCAGGTTAGCTGCTGAAGCATATATTAACGGAATTTTAAAAGGAGATAGGGTATTGCTTTCTAGAGCTATTACTATTATTGAAAGTAATTTAGAGAGTGATAAAACACTTGCCAAAGAAATTATTCAGGCTATTTTACCATATTCTGGAAATTCTATTCGTATTGGTATTACTGGTGTTCCTGGTGTTGGTAAAAGTACTTTTATTGAAGCTTTTGGAAAGCATTTAGTAAGTAAAGGACATAAAGTTGCTATTTTATCCATAGATCCAAGCAGTCAACGTTCAAAAGGAAGTATTTTAGGTGACAAAACCAGAATGGAAGAATTGGCAAATATGGAAGAAGCTTATATTCGTCCGTCTGCATCTGGAGATACTTTAGGAGGTGTTGCTAATAAAACTGGTGAAACTATGTTGCTTTGTGAAGCAAATGGTTATGATGTTTTATTAATTGAAACTGTTGGAGTAGGGCAGAGTGAAACTGCTGTGCACGGTATGACAGATTTCTTTTTATTGTTAATGTTAGCTGGAGCCGGTGATGAATTGCAAGGTATTAAAAAAGGAATTATGGAAATGGCAGACATGGTTGTAATTAATAAAGCCGATGGTGATAATATTACTATGAGTAAAATGGCTAAACGTCAATATCAAAATGCATTACATATTTTCCCGTTAGCCGAATCTGGTTGGAGTCCTGTGGTAAGTACTGCTTCGGCAATAAAAGGTATTGGTATTGATAAAGTATGGGATGAGGTTAAAAACTTTAAAAAGTTAGTAGATGAAAATGGTTATTTTATAAAAAATAGAAATCACCAACAAATTCAATGGATGTATAATAATATTAATGAAGAATTAAAACATCTATTTTATGGTTCAAAAGACATTTCTAGCAAATTAAAAGTACTTGAAAAAGATATTATTTCATCAAAAATATCACCGGTAAAAGCCGCTCAAAATATACTTGATGATTTTAAAAAATCTTTTTAATAAATAATCCAGCGTCATACTGAACTTGGTTTGTAATGTTTTATAGTCAATTATTGTCATACCTGTATAGGCAGGTATCTAAAAGTGGTTTTTTAGCGATACTATTTTTTAGAAATATTTTTATAGGCAATAATTCTAGTGTATAACTTTCAGGTTAAAGAATTCATAATTAATCAGTATAGATTTTTGATTTTATAGGAATAACAAACTTAAATAGTTCTGGAATTTATTACTTGTTCAAGAATACATTCAACACCGCTTTCATCGTTGGTTTTTGTTAGAAAATTTGCGATATTTTTTACATTTTGGTGTGCATTTTCCATGGCATAACTAAAATCTGCTAACTCTAACATTTTTAAATCGTTGTTATAGTCTCCAAAAACCATGGTTTCTTCTTTAGCAATATTTAATTCTTTTTGAAAAATATTTAAAGCATACCCTTTATTTGCATTATTATGAGAAATATCTAGCCAATTTTTACCAGAAACAATTACTTGTAATTCATTTTCTAATTGTTTTACTGAAGGGTAAATGTAAGTTTCAGAACATTCAAAATGAAAAGCTGCAATTTTAAAAAAGGTATCATCTGTAACTTTGGTAAGATCATCAACCAATGTGTATTCAGAATAATAGTTTTTAAACATTGAAATAAAAGCTTCGTTTTCGGTTTCTATATAAGCAGCTTTTTTTCCGCAAAGTACTATTTGGGCATTTTTTACTTTTCTAAGAATCTCAATGCTTTTTGAAATGTATGCTGTTGGTAATTCTAACGTAAATAATTCTTTATTTCCGCGCATAGCAAATGCACCGTTTTCAGCAATAATAGTTATTTCATCTTGAATACTTTTATCAAATCTATCTACAATACTAAAATATTGCCTTCCGCTTGCAGCAATAAATTTTATATTATTTTTTTTAAGCTGCTTGTATAGTCCTAAAAAATGATCACTTATTTTACTTTCTGAATTTAGTAGCGTTCCATCCATATCTGTAACTACTAATTTTACCTTTGAAAAATCCATATTCTAAATTTGAAAAGCAAAAATAAGATTATTGTAACGATTTAGGATTAACTTAATGTTGTTAAAAAAAATAATTATAAAATAATAAAACCAAAGCGCTCAGATTGTTAAGAGATAATGTTGAAAAAACACTTTTTTACGCTATTAATAAAATAAAAATAAGGCGTTAAATATAAAGAGTTTTTTATCTTTGTAGCGCATTGGTTTAACTATGCTTTTCGGTATAGTTAATTAAGAGGGAATCAGGTGAAAATCCTGAACAAACCCGTTACTGTAAGTTCCATGCAACATTTTGACAGGTCTATAATTTTAGGCCAATCTTTTGCCACTGTCTCTATGATTTTGAGATGGGAAGGCGGTTCAAAATGGGAATAAGTCAGGATACCTGCCACTGTGTATAATTTTAGAGCTTTCGTGGAATAAAGCTTTGAAGCCAGATGCAGATCATCAAATTTTCATTTGATTTCATTTTTTCCATTAAAGTTATTTGATAACGATCAAATAGTTTTTATGTTTTTATGTAACAAAAGGCTTTTATGCCTTATCAGTGTTGGTGTTTTATTACAAACATTAGGTTTGTTGTTGAACCCAATTTATGCGCAAAATAAATCTTCAGAAGAGAAGGTTAATCTAAAACTTGATTCTATTAAAAGAATTGCGTTAGATGAGGTTGTTTTAACTGCAACTAAACGTAAATTTAAAATAGCTTCACCTATGCCAGCTCAAGTTTTATCTGGGCAGCAATTAGAGAAAATGAATAGCTTATCTGTTGCAGATGCTATACGTTATTTTTCTGGAGTGCAGTTAAAAGACTATGGAGGTGTTGGCGGAATAAAAACAATTAATGTAAGAAGTCTTGGTAGTGCTCATACTGCGGTTTTTTATGATGGAATGACTGTTGGGAATGCTCAAAATGGTCAAGTAGATTTAGGGAAATATTCGCTAGATAATATAGAATCTATTTCACTTTATAATGGTCAAAAATCATCTATTTTTCAACCTGCTCGTGGGTTTTTCTCTTCTAATACATTGTTTTTACAAACCAAAGTTCCAGATTTTTCAGAAACAGAAAAAACACATTTAAGAACAACGTTTAAAACGGGTTCATTTGGACTTTTTAATCCCGCGGTATTTTTTCAACATAAATTATCGGATAAAATATCTTTATCCGCAAGTGCTGAATGGGTAAAAGCTGACGGGGAATATAAATATAGGTATAG includes the following:
- a CDS encoding ABC transporter permease, whose translation is MNFPLYIAKRYLFSKSSNNTINIITIIATIGVIIGTLALFIVLSGFSGLRTFSVGFLNTSDPDIKITSVKGKSFLLTPQIKTNIESETNIASYSKVIEERAFFEFNKKTHIAYIKGVDTNYTNVNKLDSTVYSGTWLNPKIPIGSVVGNGISNVLSLGVYDFLEPLKIYVPKPGKGYATNPKDAFSQIETQPIGIFSLTEDIDRKFTFISLELAQVLLNYAPEQISAIELKVKNIKNRPNTIETLKNNLGTDFNVETREQLNAVFYKMLNTENLASYLIFTLILIIALFNVIGAIIMMILDKKDNLKTLYNLGATVKDIKRVFILQGFLLSLFGLIVGLSIGIILVILQKKYALFMITQHLAYPVELTWYNVFSVIITILILGYLAALIASSRISKKLID
- the rbfA gene encoding 30S ribosome-binding factor RbfA; the protein is MMETNRQKKIAGVLQKDLAEVLQNAARDGMKGVIISVTKVQVTSDLGQAKVFISVFPQLKREIILKGVQENTTSIRYEMARRTKDQLRRMPELLFYIDDTLDYIEDIDNALQGKKENPIKNPDILDKRQKR
- a CDS encoding cell division protein FtsX; the encoded protein is MNNSFDKYQKRRLRSSYLSVIISIALVLFLVGFLGVILLKTNTISKHFKEKVAITIFLNDNAKSNDVEILKGELKQAEYSKEVLYISKKEAAEKYAEEIGEDFVNFLGDNPLKNAIDVTLKSDFVTPEKMEAIEKQLLIRSIVAEVVYDKPLIELLTKNINRISFWMLLLSALFTLIAVVLINSSIRISIYSKRFTIKTMQMVGATKGFIRRPFIWNSIKLGIIGALVSIAALVGFIMYINKMVPEIELLADYKEFGILFLLIIIMGILITWLSTFFATQRFLNLRTDELYY
- a CDS encoding DUF3098 domain-containing protein, coding for MNKKKQENTSKFLFGKKNYILMLIGVAFIALGFILMAGGGSDDPAVFNTEIYNFRRIRLAPTLVLVGLGIEIYAIMAKSSK
- a CDS encoding undecaprenyl-diphosphate phosphatase, which gives rise to MSYFEAIILGIIQGLTEFLPVSSSGHLELAKAIFGDQLLPNESLTFTVVLHFATALSTLVIFRAEVLEIFKGLFQFKWNEELQFSLKIILSMVPAVIAGLFFEDQFESFFGGQILLVGFMLIITSLLLLFADKAKNTTKNVSFFNALVIGVSQALAILPGISRSGATISSSVLLGIDRTKAARFSFLMVVPLIFGKISKDVLSNSIDFQSNQIGTLGVGFIASFIAGLFACKWMLAIVKKSKLSYFSLYCFIVGIIAITVTLLNE
- the truB gene encoding tRNA pseudouridine(55) synthase TruB gives rise to the protein MTLEDYKNGQILLIDKPLNWTSFQVVNKLRWEIKQRFKIKKIKVGHAGTLDPLATGLLILCTGKFTKKIEEFQGQIKEYTGEITLGASTPSFDLETAINETFSIEHITEDLIYNATQQFIGEINQVPPIFSALKKDGKRLYELARAGETTEIKSRKITISEFEITAINLPKVEFRVVCSKGTYIRSLANDFGEALNSGAHLSKLRRTKIGDFHVDNGINIEEFIANLKL
- a CDS encoding ABC transporter ATPase produces the protein MIVDFNKIPNWCKLWVFPSNRKFYPQEIEGLKQRIEDFLTNWTNEEQSLACSYKLKYDRFIIMSVDNSEISLSLQAHDALTAFILELERFYDIVLLDKINVCYKQGEFVQYKDLKEFKKMMKNRGVSAKTVVFDNMITTKAELKNDWEINIMNSWLGRFL
- a CDS encoding thioredoxin family protein codes for the protein MDNLLIKNSIKKGVSYSTYRTVIKGLLVEGKSTGSEQSKALLEYSILNDKRMDRLDKTLKISEETTTALEQLTNNYTLLILAEGWCGDAAQILPVINKIATASSKIDLKIVCRDENETLMQQFLTNGGKAIPKVIIVNNKNEVVNSWGPRPSIATKMVNDYKAQHGGLDAEFKKDLQMWYNKDKGNNTQKDLLEILLASEVAAN
- the meaB gene encoding methylmalonyl Co-A mutase-associated GTPase MeaB produces the protein MKNYKPKGRLAAEAYINGILKGDRVLLSRAITIIESNLESDKTLAKEIIQAILPYSGNSIRIGITGVPGVGKSTFIEAFGKHLVSKGHKVAILSIDPSSQRSKGSILGDKTRMEELANMEEAYIRPSASGDTLGGVANKTGETMLLCEANGYDVLLIETVGVGQSETAVHGMTDFFLLLMLAGAGDELQGIKKGIMEMADMVVINKADGDNITMSKMAKRQYQNALHIFPLAESGWSPVVSTASAIKGIGIDKVWDEVKNFKKLVDENGYFIKNRNHQQIQWMYNNINEELKHLFYGSKDISSKLKVLEKDIISSKISPVKAAQNILDDFKKSF
- a CDS encoding HAD family hydrolase, encoding MDFSKVKLVVTDMDGTLLNSESKISDHFLGLYKQLKKNNIKFIAASGRQYFSIVDRFDKSIQDEITIIAENGAFAMRGNKELFTLELPTAYISKSIEILRKVKNAQIVLCGKKAAYIETENEAFISMFKNYYSEYTLVDDLTKVTDDTFFKIAAFHFECSETYIYPSVKQLENELQVIVSGKNWLDISHNNANKGYALNIFQKELNIAKEETMVFGDYNNDLKMLELADFSYAMENAHQNVKNIANFLTKTNDESGVECILEQVINSRTI